The proteins below are encoded in one region of Hordeum vulgare subsp. vulgare chromosome 3H, MorexV3_pseudomolecules_assembly, whole genome shotgun sequence:
- the LOC123441153 gene encoding pathogenesis-related protein 1-like: protein MAYSPKLAATLLLALASAMVVTAQNEPEDMLIAHNEVRATVGVGPLTWDPIVAAYAQSYAEKRRADCQLIPSPEVRPYGENLFRGGTEWNAVDAVFYWASGKQYYDHATNTCSAPTGESCDRYLELVWRDTKSIGCGAVPCDGNVGVFVICCYSPPHMVGQIPY from the coding sequence ATGGCGTACTCACCAAAGCTAGCTGCTACACTGCTCTTAGCTCTCGCGTCTGCCATGGTCGTCACCGCCCAGAATGAGCCCGAAGACATGCTGATCGCCCACAACGAAGTGCGCGCCACCGTCGGCGTGGGGCCGCTGACGTGGGACCCCATAGTGGCGGCGTATGCACAGTCGTACGCGGAGAAGCGCCGCGCCGACTGCCAGTTAATACCATCTCCGGAGGTCCGCCCATACGGAGAGAACCTTTTTCGGGGTGGGACCGAATGGAATGCAGTGGACGCAGTGTTTTACTGGGCGTCCGGGAAGCAGTACTACGATCACGCCACCAACACTTGCTCGGCACCTACGGGTGAGTCGTGCGATCGATACCTGGAGTTGGTGTGGAGGGACACGAAGTCCATAGGCTGCGGCGCTGTCCCCTGTGACGGCAACGTTGGCGTGTTTGTCATCTGCTGCTACAGCCCGCCGCACATGGTCGGGCAGATTCCATACTAG
- the LOC123441154 gene encoding pathogenesis-related protein 1-like: MAYSPKLAATLLLALASAMVVTAQNEPEDMLIAHNEVRATVGVGPLTWDPIVAAYAQSYAEKRRADCQLIPSPEVRPYGENLFRGGTEWNAVDAVFYWASGKQYYDHATNTCSAPTGESCDRYLELVWRDTKAIGCGAVPCDGNVGVFVICCYSPPHMVGQIPY, translated from the coding sequence ATGGCGTACTCACCAAAGCTAGCTGCTACACTGCTCTTAGCTCTCGCGTCTGCCATGGTCGTCACCGCCCAGAATGAGCCCGAAGACATGCTGATCGCCCACAACGAAGTGCGCGCCACCGTCGGCGTGGGGCCGCTGACGTGGGACCCCATAGTGGCGGCGTATGCACAGTCGTACGCGGAGAAGCGCCGCGCCGACTGCCAGTTAATACCATCTCCGGAGGTCCGCCCATACGGAGAGAACCTTTTTCGGGGTGGGACCGAATGGAATGCAGTGGACGCAGTGTTTTACTGGGCGTCCGGGAAGCAGTACTACGACCACGCCACCAACACTTGCTCGGCACCTACGGGTGAGTCGTGCGATCGATACCTGGAGTTGGTGTGGAGGGACACGAAGGCCATAGGCTGTGGCGCTGTCCCCTGTGACGGCAACGTTGGCGTGTTTGTCATCTGCTGCTACAGCCCGCCGCACATGGTCGGGCAGATTCCATACTAG